From Crassaminicella indica, one genomic window encodes:
- a CDS encoding phosphopentomutase, with protein MNRVIWIVLDSVGMGALPDAQKYGDEGSNTIGNVSKALGGLNIPNMEKIGLGHIDGIKGVKKVENPIGCYGRFSEKSEGKDTTTGHWEMCGVCLEKPFPTYPNGFPNEIVTAFQNAIGTKIIGNKPASGTAIIEELGKEHIKTGYPIVYTSADSVFQIAAHEEVIPLERLYEMCTIARNILKGEHGVARVIARPFIGEPGNFTRTANRRDFSLVPPHDTLLDHLKNEGFHVMAVGKIEDIFSNQGITEAIHTKDNMDGIDQTLNYMKQDKKGLIFTNLVDFDMKWGHRNDVKAYGKGLEEFDKRLAEILDAMKDTDILFITADHGCDPTMPGTDHSREYVPFLAYGKALKENHNLKTRQTFSDMGQTIAEIFNVSPIKNGTSFLKEIIHQ; from the coding sequence ATTAATAGAGTAATTTGGATTGTATTAGACAGTGTAGGTATGGGAGCGCTACCAGATGCTCAAAAGTATGGAGATGAGGGTAGTAATACTATAGGCAATGTTTCAAAAGCATTAGGAGGACTCAATATACCAAATATGGAGAAAATCGGGCTTGGTCATATTGATGGTATAAAAGGTGTAAAAAAAGTAGAAAATCCTATTGGATGCTATGGACGTTTTTCAGAAAAATCAGAAGGAAAAGATACTACTACAGGTCACTGGGAAATGTGTGGTGTTTGTTTAGAAAAACCTTTTCCAACTTATCCAAATGGTTTCCCAAATGAAATTGTAACCGCATTCCAAAATGCCATTGGTACAAAAATAATAGGGAATAAACCAGCCTCTGGCACAGCTATAATTGAAGAGTTAGGAAAAGAACATATAAAAACTGGATACCCTATTGTATATACATCTGCTGATAGTGTTTTTCAAATTGCAGCTCATGAAGAAGTTATTCCTCTTGAACGCTTATATGAAATGTGTACAATCGCTAGAAATATTTTAAAAGGAGAACATGGTGTCGCAAGAGTTATTGCACGACCTTTTATAGGAGAACCTGGTAACTTTACTAGAACAGCTAATAGAAGAGATTTTTCTCTTGTACCCCCACATGATACCCTACTAGATCATCTTAAAAATGAAGGTTTTCATGTGATGGCTGTTGGAAAAATTGAAGATATTTTTTCAAATCAAGGAATTACAGAAGCCATTCATACAAAAGATAATATGGATGGAATAGATCAAACCCTTAATTATATGAAGCAAGACAAAAAAGGATTGATTTTTACAAACCTTGTTGACTTTGACATGAAATGGGGTCATCGTAACGATGTAAAAGCCTATGGAAAAGGATTAGAAGAATTTGATAAAAGACTAGCTGAAATTTTAGATGCTATGAAAGATACCGATATATTGTTCATTACTGCTGATCATGGCTGTGATCCTACAATGCCTGGGACAGACCACTCAAGAGAATATGTACCTTTCTTAGCCTATGGAAAAGCACTAAAAGAAAATCACAATTTAAAAACCAGACAAACCTTTTCTGATATGGGACAAACTATTGCTGAAATTTTTAATGTTTCACCAATTAAAAATGGTACTAGCTTCTTAAAAGAAATTATTCATCAATAA
- a CDS encoding purine-nucleoside phosphorylase: protein MEYYEKIKQSAEYILNKTKVEPEIGLILGSGLGAIADKIIDKEVYPYSEIPNFPVSTVEGHAGQLVIGTLEGKKVVAMQGRFHYYEGYHMKEVTFPVRVMKLLGIKKLIVTNAAGAVNTSYKPGDLMLISDHLNLSGDNPLIGKNLKDFGTRFPDMSNAYDKELREKVKEIAKSLNIELQEGVYACMSGPTYETPAEVRMVRILGGDAVGMSTAPEVITAVHSGIKVIGVSCMTNMAAGILDQPLDHAEVMETSEKARAKFITLMQNIIKNI from the coding sequence ATGGAATACTATGAAAAAATAAAACAATCAGCAGAATATATTTTAAACAAAACGAAAGTAGAGCCTGAAATCGGTCTTATATTAGGATCAGGTCTTGGAGCTATAGCAGACAAAATTATAGATAAAGAAGTATATCCATACAGTGAAATCCCAAATTTTCCTGTATCTACTGTTGAAGGACATGCAGGGCAATTAGTAATAGGCACATTAGAAGGAAAAAAAGTAGTAGCTATGCAAGGTCGTTTTCACTACTATGAAGGATATCATATGAAAGAAGTAACATTTCCTGTTCGTGTAATGAAATTATTAGGAATCAAGAAACTAATTGTTACAAATGCTGCTGGAGCAGTAAACACTTCTTATAAACCTGGAGATCTAATGCTCATTAGTGATCATTTAAATCTATCAGGAGATAATCCTTTAATAGGAAAAAATTTAAAAGATTTTGGTACACGTTTTCCTGATATGTCAAATGCCTACGATAAAGAACTAAGAGAAAAAGTAAAAGAAATTGCTAAATCTTTAAATATTGAGCTACAAGAAGGTGTTTATGCTTGCATGAGCGGTCCTACTTATGAAACTCCTGCTGAAGTAAGAATGGTCCGAATTTTAGGTGGAGATGCTGTAGGTATGTCAACAGCTCCAGAAGTTATTACTGCTGTACATAGTGGTATTAAGGTAATTGGTGTTTCTTGTATGACAAATATGGCTGCTGGCATATTAGATCAACCACTTGATCATGCTGAAGTAATGGAAACCTCTGAAAAAGCTAGAGCAAAATTTATTACACTTATGCAAAATATCATTAAAAATATATAG
- a CDS encoding amidohydrolase — protein MNIFIKNPSVLFFDKEKVFVENKDIAIENGIIKYIGKIPDSFQYDKLIDATDKLVMPGLINTHTHLPMSLFRNFADDLPLWEWLTEKVWPIEPKLTEEIVYWGTLLSIAELIMSGITCFNDMYNFANTVASAAKDAKIRGCICETLFDKTRKHKSNFKETRDLYNKWHQSNNDRIRVFIGPHAPYTCSPDYIEEMLLLAKELNTGIHIHLSESIKEVQDSFNMYGKSPVQHLYDLGLFDVRTLAAHCVHLSDEDIQILKENNVNVLYNPVSNLKLANGFAPIVKMLEKGINISLATDSSCSNNNLNMFEEIKLASLLNKGVTGDSTVVPAKKSLQIATINGAKALGIDDKVGSIEIGKCADIILIDLNKPHLCPRHNLISLLVYSVQASDVDTVIVDGNILMENRKLTTIDLDTVMKNVQLCAEKLIKY, from the coding sequence ATGAATATATTTATCAAAAATCCTTCTGTATTATTCTTTGATAAGGAAAAAGTCTTTGTAGAAAATAAAGATATAGCCATTGAAAATGGAATTATTAAGTATATTGGAAAAATTCCAGACAGCTTTCAATATGACAAGCTTATTGATGCTACAGATAAGCTTGTCATGCCAGGACTGATCAATACCCATACTCATTTGCCCATGTCCCTTTTTAGAAATTTTGCTGATGATTTACCTCTTTGGGAGTGGCTTACAGAAAAAGTATGGCCTATTGAACCAAAATTAACAGAAGAAATCGTTTATTGGGGAACACTTCTTAGCATAGCAGAATTAATTATGTCAGGTATTACTTGTTTTAATGATATGTACAACTTTGCAAATACTGTTGCTAGTGCTGCTAAAGATGCAAAAATAAGAGGATGCATATGCGAAACACTTTTTGATAAAACTAGAAAGCATAAATCTAACTTCAAAGAAACAAGAGATCTATATAATAAGTGGCATCAATCAAATAATGATAGAATTCGTGTTTTTATAGGCCCTCACGCTCCATATACTTGTTCTCCTGACTATATAGAAGAAATGCTTCTTTTAGCAAAAGAATTAAACACAGGCATTCACATTCATTTAAGTGAAAGCATAAAAGAAGTTCAAGACAGTTTTAACATGTACGGAAAATCCCCTGTTCAACACTTATATGATTTAGGATTATTTGATGTAAGGACCTTAGCTGCTCATTGTGTACATCTATCTGATGAAGACATACAGATCTTAAAGGAAAATAATGTTAATGTTTTATATAATCCTGTCAGCAACTTAAAACTTGCAAATGGTTTTGCTCCTATTGTAAAAATGCTAGAAAAAGGAATCAATATATCTCTTGCAACAGATAGTTCTTGTAGCAACAACAATTTAAATATGTTTGAAGAAATAAAGCTTGCTTCTTTACTCAATAAAGGTGTTACAGGAGACAGTACAGTCGTACCAGCTAAAAAATCTCTTCAAATTGCTACAATAAACGGAGCTAAAGCTCTCGGCATAGATGATAAAGTAGGGTCAATAGAGATTGGCAAATGTGCTGATATAATTTTAATTGATTTAAATAAACCACACCTATGTCCAAGACATAATTTGATTTCCTTATTAGTATACTCTGTACAAGCTTCAGATGTCGATACTGTTATTGTAGATGGAAATATATTAATGGAAAATCGTAAATTAACTACAATCGATTTAGATACTGTTATGAAAAATGTTCAATTATGTGCTGAAAAATTAATAAAATATTAG
- a CDS encoding sensor domain-containing diguanylate cyclase encodes MKKLMGIGNMSFSKKIKISLIFSFMPIILLGILYFIHSRYIVVESMKSESLKIIKNVQKIYIEKYINDVEKDLNLLYKEIHYSDLYDKEKMRKYMKEWREYLKYNTNVDYIYVGTKGKEIYIFPCWENNDAHYDPTKRPWYIESLKSDKIQWVSYIDYKSKKRLISAVKSIKDSKGHVIGVLGMDTTLDNLSESVSKVDLGEDAYVMIVNKEGNIIAHKDKKQLWKTVENNQWYKVVKKEKQGVFYDKKKKCFVSFSRIDKNGWKIIGVIPDKHLEELLKPVGLYAGIIILVASLLFFIVGNLIIRKLKRENKNICTIIEAIENKDLDIFEIDYYRKDEYGEIYKKLNNAIKMINRIKNDAIYDKLTGVYNRRYFDQALEEMIHKSENFTLMMVDVDDFKKINDTYGHQKGDFVLREIARTILKSIRGKDILARYGGEEFIIIFPELEAKDVYSITNRIREKIENINWKEKEMKITISAGVSTYNGQTKEDLINEADELLYKAKSLGKNKVIFKELL; translated from the coding sequence ATGAAAAAACTTATGGGCATTGGAAATATGAGCTTTAGTAAAAAAATAAAAATATCTTTGATTTTTTCTTTTATGCCAATAATTTTGTTAGGTATATTGTATTTCATTCATTCTCGATATATTGTTGTTGAAAGTATGAAAAGTGAAAGCTTAAAAATCATTAAGAATGTGCAAAAAATATATATTGAAAAATATATTAATGATGTCGAAAAAGATTTGAATTTGTTATATAAAGAAATTCATTATAGTGATTTATATGATAAAGAAAAGATGAGAAAATACATGAAGGAATGGAGAGAGTATTTAAAATATAATACAAATGTTGATTATATTTATGTAGGAACAAAAGGTAAAGAAATATATATATTTCCATGCTGGGAAAATAATGATGCACATTATGATCCTACGAAGAGACCCTGGTATATAGAAAGTTTAAAGAGTGATAAAATCCAGTGGGTATCTTATATAGATTATAAAAGTAAAAAAAGATTAATCTCTGCAGTAAAATCTATAAAAGATAGTAAAGGACATGTTATAGGTGTTTTAGGAATGGATACTACACTAGACAATCTTTCTGAAAGTGTATCAAAAGTAGATTTAGGAGAAGATGCTTATGTAATGATTGTAAATAAAGAGGGAAATATTATTGCTCATAAAGACAAAAAACAGTTGTGGAAAACTGTAGAAAATAATCAGTGGTATAAAGTAGTTAAAAAAGAAAAACAAGGTGTTTTTTATGATAAGAAAAAGAAATGCTTTGTAAGTTTTTCTAGAATTGATAAAAATGGCTGGAAGATTATTGGTGTTATTCCAGATAAACATTTGGAAGAATTATTAAAGCCAGTTGGATTATATGCGGGGATAATTATTTTAGTAGCTAGCTTATTATTTTTTATTGTAGGGAATTTGATAATTAGGAAGTTAAAAAGAGAAAATAAAAATATATGTACTATTATTGAAGCTATTGAAAATAAAGATTTGGATATATTCGAGATAGATTATTATAGAAAGGATGAATATGGAGAAATTTATAAAAAACTCAATAATGCTATAAAAATGATCAATCGTATAAAAAATGATGCTATATATGACAAACTAACAGGAGTATATAACAGACGGTACTTTGATCAAGCATTAGAAGAAATGATTCATAAATCCGAAAATTTTACTTTGATGATGGTTGATGTAGATGATTTTAAAAAAATAAATGATACTTATGGACATCAAAAAGGAGATTTTGTCTTAAGAGAAATTGCAAGAACTATTTTAAAAAGTATAAGAGGAAAAGATATATTAGCAAGATATGGTGGAGAAGAATTTATAATTATATTTCCAGAATTGGAAGCAAAGGATGTATATAGCATAACGAATAGGATAAGAGAAAAAATTGAAAATATAAACTGGAAGGAAAAAGAAATGAAAATAACTATTAGCGCAGGAGTTAGCACATATAATGGACAAACAAAGGAAGACTTGATAAATGAAGCTGATGAGCTACTTTATAAGGCTAAAAGTTTAGGGAAAAATAAAGTAATATTTAAGGAATTACTTTGA
- a CDS encoding STAS domain-containing protein, producing the protein MNDKNMLIPKNFSVDEADQFREKVNALIDKGEKDFVLDFNNCTFIDSTGLGVLVGIYKKCMELNGSLKLHSIHPQVMRIFKLTRLDKVFEIR; encoded by the coding sequence ATGAATGATAAAAATATGTTAATACCTAAGAATTTTTCAGTGGATGAAGCTGATCAGTTTAGAGAAAAAGTAAATGCTCTAATTGACAAAGGAGAAAAAGATTTTGTGCTTGATTTTAATAATTGTACATTTATCGATAGTACAGGTCTTGGTGTATTAGTAGGAATTTATAAAAAGTGCATGGAATTAAATGGAAGTCTTAAACTTCATTCAATTCATCCACAGGTTATGAGAATTTTTAAATTAACAAGATTAGACAAGGTTTTTGAAATTAGATGA
- a CDS encoding methyl-accepting chemotaxis protein, which translates to MKISLKTKLVAMFFIFIAVPLIILGTTSYMMTSNSIQDTTEEKLSEITIKTADVINETINSVNKYIEILSHNEDLVKVAAGDSTEKGKVFKYLSELQKDNSDYVEALIITDAFGKGIISNKSENFNMDLSDFDYIQNALKGTEAESDVILSKITNKPVIAVAYPLRIDQKVVGTVVGSIKFENIYKHASKIKIGKTGYAYMINRNGLLVYHPKAEKILKENVGNANNKELKALVDKMKKGETGEGYYTYEGVRKFVKFIPVNKWILAVTADYDEYMSAANKIRRNTIVITAIALLVSMLVAYILITRNIINPIKELEKLMTKAGNGDLTVRSKITTNDEIQVLGEYFNNMIKHQSNIINHVRKGAEELAASSEEISASAEEISASAEQITSNIQVVASNAERQNNSIVEISEVLVQLSSLIQIAQSRAFKAKNNSEHTMDVAQQGRIKVKDTVEAIENISNVSNETANILKSLNGLSKKVREIISTINNIADQTNLLALNAAIEAARAGEHGKGFTVVAEEVRKLSEQTNIGANEISSLVNEMVVQIDKAVESMHNSKKVVENGVMVVNETDKSFVRIIDAVEQIVKDIEQVVDVAKDEVASSDQIIQLIDTVATITETTADNSQEVVAATEEQNSIIQNFAASSEETSAMANSLNNLVEKFKI; encoded by the coding sequence ATGAAAATAAGTTTGAAAACAAAATTAGTTGCTATGTTTTTTATATTTATAGCTGTACCGCTCATTATTTTAGGCACTACTTCGTATATGATGACTTCAAATTCAATACAGGATACAACTGAAGAAAAATTAAGTGAAATTACTATAAAAACAGCAGATGTTATTAATGAAACAATTAATTCGGTAAATAAGTATATTGAAATTTTAAGTCACAATGAAGATTTGGTTAAAGTTGCAGCAGGGGATAGTACAGAGAAAGGTAAAGTTTTTAAATATTTATCAGAATTACAAAAAGATAACAGTGATTATGTAGAAGCATTAATTATTACAGATGCCTTTGGTAAAGGTATTATTAGCAATAAAAGTGAAAATTTTAATATGGATTTAAGTGATTTTGATTATATTCAAAATGCTTTAAAAGGAACTGAAGCTGAAAGTGATGTCATATTGTCTAAAATCACGAATAAACCTGTAATAGCTGTTGCTTATCCTTTAAGGATAGATCAAAAGGTAGTGGGGACAGTTGTTGGAAGTATTAAATTTGAAAATATTTATAAGCATGCTTCTAAAATAAAGATAGGCAAAACTGGATATGCTTATATGATTAATAGAAATGGATTACTTGTATATCATCCAAAAGCTGAAAAAATATTAAAAGAAAATGTAGGGAATGCAAATAATAAAGAATTAAAAGCTTTAGTAGACAAAATGAAGAAGGGGGAAACGGGTGAAGGTTATTATACATATGAAGGAGTGAGAAAATTTGTAAAATTTATTCCTGTAAATAAATGGATTTTGGCAGTAACTGCTGATTATGATGAATATATGTCAGCAGCTAATAAAATTAGAAGGAATACAATAGTGATAACTGCCATAGCGTTACTTGTTTCAATGCTTGTAGCTTATATTTTAATAACAAGAAATATAATCAATCCAATTAAAGAGCTAGAAAAATTAATGACAAAAGCAGGAAATGGTGATTTAACAGTTAGATCTAAAATAACTACAAATGATGAAATACAAGTATTAGGTGAATATTTTAATAATATGATAAAACATCAATCTAATATAATAAATCATGTTAGAAAGGGTGCAGAAGAATTAGCAGCTTCTTCTGAGGAAATCTCTGCCTCTGCTGAAGAAATAAGTGCATCAGCTGAACAAATTACATCTAATATCCAAGTAGTTGCATCTAATGCAGAACGTCAAAATAATTCAATTGTTGAAATATCTGAGGTTTTAGTTCAGCTTTCTAGCTTGATACAAATAGCACAAAGCAGAGCATTTAAAGCAAAAAATAATTCTGAGCATACTATGGATGTTGCACAGCAAGGAAGAATAAAAGTTAAGGATACAGTTGAAGCTATTGAAAATATTAGTAATGTATCTAATGAAACAGCGAATATATTAAAGTCATTAAATGGACTTTCAAAAAAAGTTAGAGAAATTATTAGTACAATTAATAATATTGCAGATCAGACAAATTTATTAGCATTAAATGCAGCCATAGAGGCAGCAAGAGCTGGAGAGCATGGAAAGGGCTTTACTGTTGTAGCAGAAGAAGTTAGAAAGCTTTCAGAACAAACAAATATAGGAGCTAATGAAATCTCTTCATTGGTAAATGAAATGGTAGTTCAAATAGATAAGGCAGTAGAATCAATGCATAATAGTAAGAAGGTAGTAGAAAACGGGGTAATGGTAGTTAATGAAACGGACAAGTCTTTTGTTAGAATCATTGATGCAGTAGAACAAATAGTAAAGGATATAGAACAAGTTGTAGATGTTGCGAAGGATGAAGTCGCAAGCTCGGATCAAATTATTCAGCTGATTGATACAGTTGCAACCATTACTGAAACTACAGCAGATAATAGTCAAGAAGTTGTAGCAGCTACTGAGGAACAAAATTCTATTATTCAGAATTTTGCTGCTAGTTCAGAGGAGACTAGTGCTATGGCAAATAGTCTAAATAATCTTGTAGAAAAATTTAAAATTTGA
- a CDS encoding ATP-binding protein has protein sequence MGIKKDEIILYGLDEHKDVIDKIITEIENFEESFDIRLMLIEALTNAFKHGNKCCVERPIYLRYVLNEKNIKFEIEDSGTGFKNINIPDAIYDENLLNDSGRGLFLIKCMADKIEFKNNILIIQKYLTAKKNKAQN, from the coding sequence GTGGGAATAAAAAAAGATGAAATTATTTTATATGGCTTAGATGAACATAAAGATGTTATTGATAAAATTATTACAGAGATAGAGAATTTTGAAGAATCATTTGATATTCGATTAATGCTTATAGAAGCTTTAACAAATGCTTTTAAGCATGGAAATAAGTGTTGTGTAGAAAGACCTATTTATTTAAGATATGTACTTAATGAAAAAAATATAAAGTTTGAGATAGAGGATTCAGGGACTGGGTTTAAAAACATAAATATTCCAGATGCAATATATGATGAAAATTTATTAAATGATTCTGGAAGGGGATTGTTTCTTATAAAATGTATGGCAGATAAAATAGAGTTTAAAAATAATATTTTAATTATACAAAAGTATTTAACAGCTAAAAAGAATAAAGCTCAGAATTAA
- a CDS encoding sodium-dependent transporter, giving the protein MKKRENFSSKLGFILSCAGAAIGLGNVWMFSWRLGEYGGAAFLIPYFIFVYFLGTTGLITEIAFGRKYQKGALSAIKTVFKEKNLKFGSLLGSIPLAAMTGIFIFYIVVVGWIFRYFYASLINIFQTIDIPTYFGSFAGSIATVPWTILGMIATVFILCMGIGSGVEKINKVIMPGLFILFVVLLIKSLTLPNAIAGVKYLLMPNFSYLLKPITWVMALGQAFFSVSLSGAGMVVYGSYLKEDIDIPSSARSIVIFDTLAALMAAFIIIPAAFSFGLDPAAGPPLLFITVPKIFTQMTGGYIFSIIFFLSIVFAAISSAINMMEAPIEALIEEFHLSRKKATILIGLICLCISILLSINIDLFGAWADFMSIYLAPIGASISAFVFYWICGKTKALEAINLGAKTPLKNSFLILGKYIYILVAVFIVILGAIYGGIG; this is encoded by the coding sequence TTGAAAAAACGAGAAAATTTTTCTTCAAAGCTTGGATTTATACTTTCTTGTGCAGGGGCTGCCATAGGGCTTGGGAATGTGTGGATGTTCTCTTGGAGATTAGGAGAATATGGAGGAGCTGCATTTTTAATTCCTTATTTTATATTTGTATATTTTTTAGGCACTACCGGACTTATTACAGAAATTGCTTTTGGGAGAAAATATCAAAAAGGTGCATTAAGTGCCATAAAAACTGTTTTTAAAGAGAAAAATTTAAAATTTGGAAGCCTATTAGGAAGTATTCCTCTTGCTGCAATGACAGGAATCTTTATTTTCTATATTGTAGTAGTTGGATGGATTTTCAGATATTTTTATGCTTCCCTTATAAATATCTTTCAAACAATAGATATTCCTACATACTTTGGAAGCTTTGCCGGAAGCATAGCAACAGTTCCCTGGACAATCTTAGGGATGATTGCTACAGTTTTTATACTTTGTATGGGAATTGGTTCTGGTGTAGAAAAAATTAATAAAGTAATTATGCCTGGGTTATTTATTTTATTTGTTGTTTTATTGATAAAATCGTTAACTCTCCCAAATGCGATAGCAGGTGTAAAATATCTATTAATGCCAAATTTTTCATATCTCTTAAAGCCTATTACTTGGGTTATGGCATTAGGACAGGCTTTCTTCTCTGTATCTCTAAGCGGTGCAGGAATGGTAGTATACGGGAGTTATTTAAAAGAAGATATAGATATTCCTTCATCAGCACGAAGCATAGTCATTTTTGATACATTAGCTGCACTCATGGCTGCCTTTATTATTATTCCAGCTGCATTTTCCTTTGGCCTTGATCCTGCTGCTGGTCCACCACTTTTATTTATTACTGTACCTAAAATATTTACGCAAATGACAGGTGGCTATATTTTTTCTATTATATTTTTCTTAAGTATTGTATTTGCAGCTATCTCCTCTGCAATAAATATGATGGAAGCACCTATTGAAGCTTTAATCGAAGAATTTCATCTTAGTAGAAAAAAAGCAACTATTTTAATAGGTTTAATCTGTTTATGTATTTCAATCCTTTTAAGCATCAACATAGATTTATTTGGAGCATGGGCTGATTTTATGAGCATATATTTAGCTCCTATTGGTGCAAGTATTTCTGCTTTTGTTTTTTATTGGATTTGTGGTAAAACTAAAGCCTTAGAAGCTATTAATCTAGGCGCAAAAACTCCACTAAAAAATAGCTTTTTAATTTTAGGAAAATATATTTATATTCTTGTTGCAGTTTTTATTGTAATTTTAGGAGCTATCTATGGTGGTATTGGTTAG
- a CDS encoding diguanylate cyclase domain-containing protein, with amino-acid sequence MDKEIQILVVEDSLTQAQQLKFMLEKRNYKVIIANNGVQALEYIYQYMPDLVVTDVLMPKMDGYELCKRIKEDDRFNHIPVILLTSLSDPNDVIKGLKVKADNFITKPYNERFLLSRIQHMLVNIELRKNKISEMGIEVFFAGEKHFINSERIQIIDLLLSTFENAVQKSKELEEANNELKKAFETIRKLEKNYRGILESNIDALVVINRQKEILYLNPAAKKIFGEKYEELTFDILDFSTIKNGVKEITIKTMDGNQIIGEVCISETDWEGKEAYLLSIRDITEKVHLREKLKIQSLTDELTSLYNRRGFFSIIRHKFEFARRNKKGMLLFFIDIDGMKHINDNLSHNQGDCALIGTAKILKNTFHENDVLARIGGDEFVALSIDVKKQDIEKFINKLLDQQRAFNEESNYPFNISISIGAAYFDPENPVSIEELMARADKLMYEYKKRNHLCL; translated from the coding sequence ATGGACAAGGAAATACAGATTTTGGTTGTTGAAGATAGCTTAACACAAGCACAGCAGCTTAAATTTATGCTTGAGAAAAGAAATTATAAGGTAATTATTGCAAATAATGGGGTACAAGCTTTAGAATATATTTATCAATATATGCCTGATTTAGTAGTAACAGATGTACTTATGCCTAAAATGGATGGATATGAGTTATGTAAAAGAATCAAAGAGGATGATAGATTCAACCACATACCAGTTATTCTATTGACATCCCTTTCAGATCCTAACGATGTGATAAAAGGACTAAAGGTGAAGGCAGACAACTTTATAACAAAACCATATAATGAAAGATTTCTCCTTTCAAGAATTCAGCATATGCTTGTGAATATAGAATTGAGAAAAAATAAAATTAGCGAAATGGGTATAGAAGTATTTTTTGCAGGAGAAAAGCATTTTATAAATTCGGAGAGAATACAAATAATAGATCTTTTGCTTTCTACATTCGAAAATGCTGTACAAAAGAGTAAGGAGCTTGAAGAGGCAAATAATGAATTAAAAAAAGCATTTGAAACTATTCGAAAGCTTGAAAAAAATTATAGAGGTATTCTTGAAAGCAATATAGATGCTTTGGTAGTTATTAATCGTCAAAAAGAGATACTGTATCTAAATCCTGCAGCAAAAAAAATATTTGGTGAAAAATATGAAGAGTTAACATTTGATATTTTAGATTTTAGTACTATTAAAAATGGTGTTAAAGAAATTACAATAAAAACTATGGATGGAAATCAAATTATTGGAGAGGTATGTATTTCAGAAACTGACTGGGAAGGGAAAGAAGCATATCTTTTATCTATTAGAGATATTACTGAAAAGGTACATCTTCGTGAAAAATTAAAAATTCAATCCCTTACAGATGAACTTACATCTCTTTATAATAGAAGAGGATTTTTTAGTATCATTAGACATAAATTTGAATTTGCAAGACGTAATAAGAAAGGAATGTTATTATTTTTTATTGATATTGATGGAATGAAGCATATTAACGACAATTTATCTCATAATCAAGGAGATTGTGCATTGATTGGGACTGCAAAGATTTTAAAAAATACTTTTCATGAAAATGATGTTCTTGCAAGAATCGGAGGAGATGAATTTGTAGCTTTATCTATAGATGTAAAAAAGCAGGATATTGAAAAGTTTATAAATAAGCTTTTAGATCAACAAAGAGCATTTAATGAAGAAAGCAACTATCCTTTTAATATATCTATTAGTATAGGTGCTGCATATTTTGATCCTGAAAATCCAGTAAGTATTGAAGAGTTAATGGCTAGAGCAGATAAATTGATGTATGAATACAAAAAAAGAAATCATCTTTGTTTATAA